A single window of Malus sylvestris chromosome 5, drMalSylv7.2, whole genome shotgun sequence DNA harbors:
- the LOC126624339 gene encoding uncharacterized protein LOC126624339, producing the protein MSSWKLIEDVTLCECWVHTTHDPITGNEMDKREMWSKITKAFCDVHGENARTSQGLQGRWKKLNASFTCWKNAISHASGNLRSGTSLADQTLQAQAFYNSKNGNKSFNRLECWQIVKDCPKYKIVATGPEVVMHGMGLHSSPEPDMAEQEADTFQDTEGTAEQVPETQPTRQSLRPLGKKASKKKGSSSKNDYTKYMEELARQGELNLAREKARDEEKVAAMAAILAATEARDAAAERQREVVNRENELVREALHRENELLREERMAQADRDTMSKSLVGLSPNSKYFWTSEKRDAMRRRRARDAETSQGGSSYTNHGNQDPSTTYPNSRDFI; encoded by the exons atgtcttcgtggaagctcattgaagatgttacgttgtgtgaatgttgggttcacactactcatgatccgattacgggtaatgagatggataagcgagagatgtggagtaaaattacgaaagcgttTTGTGATGTACATGGAGAAAACGccagaactagtcaaggtcttcaaggtcgttggaaaaaactcaacgcatcatttacttgttggaaaaacgccatctctcatgcttccggtaacctccgtagtgggacaagtttagcggatcag acactacaagctcaagcattctacaattcaaagaacgggaacaaatcattcaatagattggaatgttggcaaattgtcaaagattgccctaaatacaaaattgtggcaactggtccagaagttgtcatgcacggtATGGGTCTACATAGTTCTCCAGAACCAGACATGGCCGAACAAGAAGCCGACACATTTCAAGACACGGAAGGGACGGCTGAACAAGTGCCCGAGACCCAACCGACTCGTCAGTCCCTAAGGCCTCTAGGTAAAAAGGcgtcaaagaaaaaaggtagttcttccaaaaatgactacactaaatatatggaggaacttgctcgccaaggtgaactaAACTTGGCACGagaaaaggctagagatgaggaaaaagttgctgctatggcagcaatattagcagctactgaggcccgtgatgcggcggctgaaagacaaagagaagtagttaatcgagagaacgagctggttagagaagcacttcatcgagaaaatgaattgcttcgagaagaaaggatggctcaagcagatcgtgacactatgagcaagtctctagtaggactgtctccgaattctaaatatttttggacatcaGAAAAAAGAGATGCCATGcgtaggaggcgtgcaagagatgcggaaacaagtcaagggggttctagctacacaaatcatggcaaccaagatcctagcaccacatatcctaactcgagagactttatttaa